The Mytilus galloprovincialis chromosome 4, xbMytGall1.hap1.1, whole genome shotgun sequence genome contains a region encoding:
- the LOC143071518 gene encoding uncharacterized protein LOC143071518 isoform X2: MKIWITPVLILVYVALVTCQNAGNNFGNFGGTGMNMGTNSGPTFGNTQTFPAGQNTMGANQNALGMNPNSFGMAQNSFANAGTNSLGTATSLTSNPALTVGSGGSLTPDQRFLSVARLQPTGPARQPSAAGTAPNAGGGFQSFDPFSNQAGQGPPGVGGFTNQGQEFTNQGQGFTNQGQGFTNQGQGFQNQGQGFQNQGQGFTNQGQGFTNQGQGFTNQGFGNQGGNQGNGFGNQGGNQGNGFGNQGGNQGNGFGNNQDSFGLGDGADFFNDNNVQNLQQNNNNNNQPFGQQGGQFGAIGGFARGPMMGGPLFAGSPFQTVGGFSDFGGGSGFASPFSPFGGNMGASFDQFSSPFGGSSFFAGAPSFGGMGGGLPGFGGMFGKK, from the coding sequence ATGAAGATATGGATAACACCCGTTTTGATCTTGGTGTATGTTGCTTTGGTAACATGTCAAAATGCCGGTAataattttggaaattttggagGCACAGGAATGAATATGGGAACAAATTCAGGCCCGACATTTGGAAATACACAAACTTTTCCCGCAGGTCAAAATACAATGGGAGCAAATCAAAACGCCCTGGGTATGAACCCAAATTCTTTTGGAATGGCTCAGAATTCATTTGCTAATGCAGGTACCAATTCTCTTGGAACAGCAACTTCTCTTACTTCAAATCCGGCATTAACCGTTGGCTCTGGAGGATCCCTAACCCCTGATCAACGATTTCTTAGTGTTGCTAGGCTTCAGCCAACCGGACCAGCTCGTCAACCTTCCGCCGCAGGCACAGCACCTAATGCTGGTGGTGGATTTCAGTCATTTGATCCTTTCTCAAATCAGGCAGGACAGGGACCACCTGGTGTAGGAGGCTTCACAAACCAAGGACAAGAGTTTACAAACCAGGGACAAGGTTTTACAAATCAAGGACAAGGCTTTACAAATCAAGGACAAGGATTTCAAAATCAAGGACAAGGATTTCAAAATCAAGGACAAGGATTTACAAATCAAGGACAAGGGTTTACAAATCAAGGACAAGGATTTACAAATCAAGGATTTGGAAATCAAGGGGGTAACCAAGGAAATGGATTCGGAAATCAAGGTGGTAACCAAGGAAATGGATTCGGAAATCAAGGTGGTAACCAAGGAAATGGATTTGGAAACAATCAAGATAGCTTTGGACTCGGAGATGGAGcagatttttttaatgataataatGTACAAAATTTGCAACAgaacaacaataacaacaatcAACCTTTTGGACAACAAGGTGGACAATTTGGTGCGATTGGTGGATTTGCCAGAGGACCAATGATGGGAGGTCCCCTGTTTGCGGGATCACCATTTCAGACAGTTGGTGGGTTTTCAGACTTTGGCGGAGGATCTGGTTTTGCATCGCCATTTAGCCCATTTGGAGGAAACATGGGAGCATCTTTTGACCAATTTAGTAGTCCTTTTGGCGGATCGTCTTTTTTTGCTGGTGCTCCATCATTTGGTGGAATGGGCGGCGGCTTACCTGGATTTG
- the LOC143071518 gene encoding uncharacterized protein LOC143071518 isoform X1: MKIWITPVLILVYVALVTCQNAGNNFGNFGGTGMNMGTNSGPTFGNTQTFPAGQNTMGANQNALGMNPNSFGMAQNSFANAGTNSLGTATSLTSNPALTVGSGGSLTPDQRFLSVARLQPTGPARQPSAAGTAPNAGGGFQSFDPFSNQAGQGPPGVGGFTNQGQEFTNQGQGFTNQGQGFTNQGQGFQNQGQGFQNQGQGFTNQGQGFTNQGQGFTNQGFGNQGGNQGNGFGNQGGNQGNGFGNQGGNQGNGFGNNQDSFGLGDGADFFNDNNVQNLQQNNNNNNQPFGQQGGQFGAIGGFARGPMMGGPLFAGSPFQTVGGFSDFGGGSGFASPFSPFGGNMGASFDQFSSPFGGSSFFAGAPSFGGMGGGLPGFGGSSFGDGFGGSGFGGGFAGSGFGGGPIFLDGGGMFGKK; encoded by the coding sequence ATGAAGATATGGATAACACCCGTTTTGATCTTGGTGTATGTTGCTTTGGTAACATGTCAAAATGCCGGTAataattttggaaattttggagGCACAGGAATGAATATGGGAACAAATTCAGGCCCGACATTTGGAAATACACAAACTTTTCCCGCAGGTCAAAATACAATGGGAGCAAATCAAAACGCCCTGGGTATGAACCCAAATTCTTTTGGAATGGCTCAGAATTCATTTGCTAATGCAGGTACCAATTCTCTTGGAACAGCAACTTCTCTTACTTCAAATCCGGCATTAACCGTTGGCTCTGGAGGATCCCTAACCCCTGATCAACGATTTCTTAGTGTTGCTAGGCTTCAGCCAACCGGACCAGCTCGTCAACCTTCCGCCGCAGGCACAGCACCTAATGCTGGTGGTGGATTTCAGTCATTTGATCCTTTCTCAAATCAGGCAGGACAGGGACCACCTGGTGTAGGAGGCTTCACAAACCAAGGACAAGAGTTTACAAACCAGGGACAAGGTTTTACAAATCAAGGACAAGGCTTTACAAATCAAGGACAAGGATTTCAAAATCAAGGACAAGGATTTCAAAATCAAGGACAAGGATTTACAAATCAAGGACAAGGGTTTACAAATCAAGGACAAGGATTTACAAATCAAGGATTTGGAAATCAAGGGGGTAACCAAGGAAATGGATTCGGAAATCAAGGTGGTAACCAAGGAAATGGATTCGGAAATCAAGGTGGTAACCAAGGAAATGGATTTGGAAACAATCAAGATAGCTTTGGACTCGGAGATGGAGcagatttttttaatgataataatGTACAAAATTTGCAACAgaacaacaataacaacaatcAACCTTTTGGACAACAAGGTGGACAATTTGGTGCGATTGGTGGATTTGCCAGAGGACCAATGATGGGAGGTCCCCTGTTTGCGGGATCACCATTTCAGACAGTTGGTGGGTTTTCAGACTTTGGCGGAGGATCTGGTTTTGCATCGCCATTTAGCCCATTTGGAGGAAACATGGGAGCATCTTTTGACCAATTTAGTAGTCCTTTTGGCGGATCGTCTTTTTTTGCTGGTGCTCCATCATTTGGTGGAATGGGCGGCGGCTTACCTGGATTTGGTGGGTCCAGCTTTGGTGACGGATTTGGTGGGTCTGGCTTTGGTGGCGGATTTGCTGGGTCTGGCTTTGGTGGTGGTCCAATATTTTTGGATGGAG